From Musa acuminata AAA Group cultivar baxijiao chromosome BXJ3-8, Cavendish_Baxijiao_AAA, whole genome shotgun sequence, one genomic window encodes:
- the LOC103993762 gene encoding uncharacterized protein LOC103993762 has translation MEHGSATDSSSSTFSLMDEDHTLANSVRYTLNQDPRVIFCGYSIPHPSENKVNIRVQTTGDPAKDVLKDGFQNLMVMCQHVRSTFGKAVDDFKSPEGMKIDTP, from the exons ATGGAGCATGGCTCTGCGACAGATTCGAGCTCCTCGACGTTTTCCTTGATGGATGAGGACCATACGTTAGCGAACTCTGTCAGATACACACTAAATCAAGA TCCAAGGGTGATATTTTGTGGGTATAGCATTCCTCATCCTTCAGAGAACAAGGTCAACATACGAGTTCAGACTACAG GTGATCCAGCAAAGGATGTGCTGAAGGATGGATTTCAGAATCTGATGGTTATGTGCCAACATGTTAGGTCTACATTTGGAAAGGCAGTCGATGATTTCAAGTCTCCTGAAGGAATGAAGATTGATACTCCATGA